One Ostrinia nubilalis chromosome 4, ilOstNubi1.1, whole genome shotgun sequence DNA window includes the following coding sequences:
- the LOC135088511 gene encoding carboxylic ester hydrolase-like, translating into MWRVVVLVCALVAAGAGQETEETESKVVNITQGQIRGYKAANHDVFEFLNVPYALAPTGTDKFKAPYTINSIFMGVFPAVDRGILCPQSISALFPDDSPFNFQEDCLVANIHVPNTNETNLPVLVLVHGGAYLLGAGIFHKANGLASDANIIVVTFNYRLGPHGFLCLGTDDAPGNAGMKDQVALLRWVQTNIAGFGGNPNDVTISGCSAGGSSVDLLMLSNMTDGLFNKVIAESGCSINPFSTQINPIQNARDYAQSLGFTNANVSSLEDLAEFYTTTPLSDLFSSTLLDMSSTKNSYFTFQPCVEANIGQQRFLEDAPINVLKSGNFKNLPVIYGYAKHEGLFRIMQLNEWTVAMNEDFSQFLPANLQFENETQKVEVANMVKEFYFGPGEISESSVSQYINYFTDVLFLSGILRSVSLRVGAGQDNIYLYEYSFTHNESTSIPNADDRGADHCDQFDILLDHSLPESLSEDRTNMSQTMREIISNFISTGNPTPSESSLPTWPPVASANRFPHYSIGDTIQVAGIPVESRGAFWDAIYDVYEAIPQQPVENEPEAEPTTTETPEDEITTTDSYDEETTTETAEDEETTTETAEDEETTTETYEDQETTTEAYGDDETTTEADDVEPTTEGYNSANNIFSHQLWMLFTVVAVIAFK; encoded by the exons ATGTGGAGGGTGGTAGTGTTGGTTTGTGCGTTGGTGGCCGCCGGCGCCGGTCAGGAAACTGAGGAAACGGAGTCGAAGGTGGTGAACATCACCCAAGGACAAATCAGGGGGTACAAAGCGGCCAACCATGATGTGTTCGAATTCTTAAATGTCCCGTACGCTCTTGCACCCACTGGTACAGACAAGTTTAAG GCTCCCTACACAATAAATTCAATATTCATGGGAGTTTTTCCCGCAGTTGATCGAGGGATCCTATGCCCTCAGAGCATCTCCGCGCTTTTTCCTGATGACTCACCTTTTAACTTCCAAGAAGACTGTCTAGTCGCGAATATACACGTGCCGAATACAAACGAAACTAACCTCCCAGTTCTGGTGTTAGTTCACGGTGGAGCCTATTTATTAGGAGCAGGCATATTCCATAAAGCTAATGGTCTGGCTAGTGACGCTAATATTATCGTTGTCACCTTCAATTACCGCCTCGGACCCCATGGTTTCCTATGCCTTGGCACAGATGATGCCCCTGGGAATGCTGGTATGAAAGATCAGGTAGCATTGTTGCGCTGGGTACAAACCAACATTGCTGGGTTCGGAGGCAACCCTAACGATGTGACGATAAGTGGCTGTAGCGCGGGAGGGTCATCAGTAGACTTGCTCATGCTCTCCAATATGACCGACGGCCTGTTTAACAAGGTTATTGCCGAAAGTGGTTGCAGCATAAACCCATTTTCAACACAAATAAATCCCATCCAAAATGCAAGGGATTATGCTCAAAGTCTTGGTTTCACGAACGCGAACGTGAGCAGTTTAGAGGATTTGGCAGAGTTTTACACAACAACACCTCTTTCCGATCTATTTAGCTCTACTCTGTTGGACATGTCCTCTACCAAAAATTCTTACTTTACTTTCCAACCTTGTGTAGAGGCAAATATTGGCCAACAAAGATTTCTAGAAGACGCGCCTATAAATGTTTTGAAGAGTGGTAATTTCAAAAATCTACCAGTTATATATGGATATGCTAAACATGAAGGTTTATTCAGAATTATGCAGCTCAACGAATGGACCGTTGCAATGAATGAAGATTTCTCACAATTTTTACCAGCTAACCTGCAGTTCGAAAACGAAACACAAAAAGTTGAAGTAGCTAATATGGTTaaagaattttattttggaCCTGGAGAGATCAGCGAGTCTTCTGTTTCTCagtacattaattattttactgaTGTGTTATTCCTAAGTGGAATACTTCGTAGTGTTTCATTGCGAGTTGGAGCTGGTcaagataatatttatttatacgaaTACTCTTTCACACACAATGAATCTACAAGTATACCGAATGCTGATGATCGAGGCGCTGATCACTGTGATCAATTTGACATTCTATTAGACCACTCATTACCTGAGAGCTTATCAGAGGATCGGACTAATATGTCACAAACGATGAGAGAGATTATATCTAACTTTATTAGCACAGG GAACCCAACCCCATCAGAATCTTCCTTGCCGACATGGCCGCCAGTGGCCAGTGCCAACCGGTTTCCGCACTACTCCATAGGTGACACCATTCAAGTTGCTGGCATTCCAGTTGAGAGCAGAGGCGCCTTCTGGGACGCAATTTATGACGTCTATGAAGCAATACCTCAACAACCAGTAGAAAATGAACCAGAGGCAGAGCCAACTACGACTGAGACACCGGAAGATGAAATAACGACTACAGATTCCTATGATGAAGAAACGACTACAGAGACAGCTGAAGATGAAGAAACGACTACAGAGACAGCTGAAGATGAAGAAACCACTACAGAAACATACGAAGATCAAGAAACGACTACAGAAGCATATGGAGACGATGAAACAACTACAGAAGCAGATGACGTAGAACCGACGACAGAGGGATATAACTCTGCTAACAACATATTTTCTCATCAGCTTTGGATGTTGTTCACGGTTGTCGCTGTAATAGCGTTTAAGTAG